Proteins co-encoded in one Saprospira grandis genomic window:
- the murC gene encoding UDP-N-acetylmuramate--L-alanine ligase codes for MALALASIKKIYFVGIGGIGMSALARYFNYLGAQVLGYDKTETALTKKLVEEGMHIHYTEQADQIPADVDLAVYTPAIPAQNSELQYFQAAATPLLKRSELLGLISRERRSIAVAGTHGKTSTSSILTHLLRSGGIDCTAFLGGIANNLGSNFVAGSSDWVVLEADEFDRSFLHLRPEIGIITSTDADHLDIYGEHTQLLDSFNEFAALCSKQLFLAQGTEVKQQGLSAKVAHYSASQSADYQASRIRAQAPNFVFDAQLAEHFWEDLNFSLPGRHNVENALAAIAVALELGLSEEQIRQGLRSFRGIWRRFEWVVKQPNKVFIDDYAHHPTELKAAIRTARSLFPKRKLVGIFQPHLFSRTRDFMDGFAAALDGLDQLYLLDIYPAREEPIEGVDSAAILARMQLGEKELVSQAELLDKLAQAPPALLLSLGAGDIGALVPKIAEEIYHKTE; via the coding sequence ATGGCATTAGCCTTAGCCTCTATTAAGAAGATCTATTTTGTTGGAATTGGTGGAATTGGGATGAGTGCCCTGGCCCGCTATTTTAATTATTTGGGGGCCCAAGTTTTGGGCTATGATAAAACCGAAACGGCCCTGACCAAAAAGTTGGTCGAAGAAGGCATGCACATTCATTATACAGAGCAAGCCGATCAAATTCCAGCCGATGTAGATTTGGCGGTATATACGCCAGCTATTCCTGCCCAAAATAGCGAACTACAATATTTTCAGGCGGCAGCTACGCCTTTGCTCAAGCGCTCCGAGCTTTTGGGCCTAATTTCTAGAGAGCGGCGGAGCATTGCCGTGGCGGGCACGCATGGCAAAACCAGCACTTCTTCTATTTTGACCCATTTGCTCCGCAGCGGAGGCATTGATTGTACGGCTTTTTTGGGCGGTATTGCCAATAATTTAGGAAGTAACTTTGTGGCGGGCAGTTCGGATTGGGTAGTTTTAGAGGCCGATGAATTTGATCGCTCCTTTTTGCATCTGCGTCCAGAAATTGGCATTATCACCTCTACAGATGCGGACCATTTAGATATTTATGGAGAGCATACTCAACTGCTCGATAGCTTTAATGAGTTTGCAGCACTTTGCAGCAAACAGCTCTTTTTGGCCCAGGGCACAGAGGTAAAACAGCAGGGCCTAAGTGCTAAAGTGGCCCATTATAGCGCCAGCCAATCGGCCGATTATCAGGCGAGTCGGATTCGGGCGCAGGCCCCCAACTTTGTTTTTGATGCACAACTGGCGGAGCATTTTTGGGAGGACCTCAACTTCTCTTTGCCAGGTCGGCATAATGTAGAAAATGCTTTGGCGGCTATAGCCGTAGCTTTAGAATTGGGCCTTAGCGAAGAGCAAATTCGGCAGGGTTTGCGCAGTTTTAGAGGTATTTGGCGGCGCTTTGAGTGGGTGGTCAAGCAGCCTAACAAAGTATTTATAGATGATTATGCGCATCATCCCACCGAATTAAAAGCGGCTATACGGACCGCCCGCAGTCTTTTTCCAAAGCGGAAATTGGTGGGGATATTCCAGCCGCACTTATTTAGCCGAACTCGTGACTTCATGGATGGCTTTGCAGCGGCTTTGGATGGCTTGGACCAGCTCTACCTCTTAGATATTTATCCGGCCCGAGAAGAGCCCATTGAAGGCGTTGATTCTGCGGCTATTTTGGCCCGTATGCAGCTAGGCGAAAAAGAATTAGTGAGTCAGGCGGAACTACTTGACAAACTGGCCCAAGCCCCCCCTGCTCTTTTATTGAGTTTGGGTGCAGGCGACATAGGCGCCTTAGTGCCAAAAATAGCAGAAGAAATTTACCATAAAACCGAATAA
- a CDS encoding cell division protein FtsQ/DivIB, producing the protein MKVHPGRLKWIAARMGWIIGALVLVLLIWGGVRYRQQSRVPRVYIQIEEDAQGNAFVDSNDVRDILVKTFGHFVEGQTLEKIDVAAIESALEQDLFIEEADVYVDAMANVNISIQQRLPILRVMDVEDETYYLDAQGRQIPFSTKYTARVLVVTGDIGLYNSSFMELEDHRLRHSFILAQAILEDPLLSKQIEQIHINRLGDALLVPKVGNHKIYFGAPLERTAEKLDELKIFYKEAMPYEGWEKYKLLNLAFEGQIVAKKR; encoded by the coding sequence ATGAAAGTACATCCTGGAAGATTGAAGTGGATAGCGGCTCGGATGGGCTGGATCATTGGGGCCTTAGTATTGGTTCTCTTGATATGGGGCGGTGTACGTTATCGGCAGCAGAGTCGGGTGCCTAGGGTATATATTCAGATAGAAGAAGATGCTCAGGGCAATGCCTTTGTGGACAGTAATGATGTGCGGGATATATTGGTCAAGACCTTTGGACATTTTGTAGAGGGGCAGACTTTGGAAAAGATTGATGTGGCGGCGATAGAGTCGGCATTGGAGCAAGATCTTTTTATAGAGGAGGCCGATGTCTATGTAGATGCCATGGCGAATGTCAATATTAGTATTCAGCAGCGCTTGCCCATTTTGCGGGTCATGGATGTAGAGGATGAGACCTATTATTTGGATGCGCAGGGTCGGCAGATTCCGTTTTCGACTAAATACACCGCTCGGGTATTGGTAGTGACGGGAGACATTGGTTTGTACAACTCTAGTTTTATGGAATTGGAGGACCATCGTTTGCGGCACAGTTTTATTTTGGCGCAGGCAATTTTGGAAGACCCCTTATTGTCTAAGCAGATCGAGCAAATACACATCAATCGTTTGGGCGATGCTTTATTGGTTCCGAAAGTGGGCAACCACAAAATATATTTTGGGGCGCCCTTGGAGCGTACGGCTGAGAAGTTGGATGAGTTAAAGATATTTTACAAAGAGGCCATGCCTTATGAGGGTTGGGAGAAGTACAAGTTGCTAAACCTAGCGTTTGAGGGGCAGATTGTGGCCAAAAAGAGATAG
- the ftsA gene encoding cell division protein FtsA: MKQTNEIVVALDIGTTKIVAMAGRKNEHGQLEVLGTGQVESLGVSRGVVSNIEKTVTAICEAIEEAERSSGVEVDVVQVGIAGQHIKSLQHRGMLTRNSLQDEISQGDIDDLIADMHKLALPPGDKIIHVIPQEYTVDNERGIADPIGMAGVRLEANFHIITGQVSAIKNLKKCVEKSALEMENLTLEPIASAAAVLTEEEMEAGVVLIDIGGGTTDLAIFHEGIIRHTAVIPFGGNIVTQDIKEGCGVMAEQAEKLKRRFGCAMAEKITDSRVITIPGLKGRPEKEIMERNLAHIIQARMEEILDSIVWEIDRSGLARKVATAGIVLTGGGSLLKHLKELVEYHTGYTVRLGDPSEHLAHGYEEQMMNPIYATAIGLIINGIDNRKLDTSRELESSYENTATEEVADPLSHKEVEQPRKQKSGGWSFSGLVKKAKNWLEADPDADL, from the coding sequence ATGAAACAGACGAACGAAATTGTAGTAGCGCTAGATATTGGGACGACCAAGATTGTGGCCATGGCGGGTCGGAAGAACGAGCATGGTCAGTTGGAAGTATTGGGTACAGGGCAAGTAGAATCACTGGGTGTTTCTAGAGGAGTCGTATCGAATATTGAGAAGACAGTAACCGCCATTTGCGAAGCGATTGAGGAGGCCGAGCGTAGCTCTGGCGTTGAGGTTGATGTTGTGCAGGTGGGAATTGCGGGCCAGCATATTAAGAGCTTGCAACACCGGGGAATGTTGACCAGAAATAGCCTACAGGATGAAATTTCTCAGGGAGATATAGATGATCTAATTGCGGATATGCACAAATTGGCCTTGCCTCCTGGCGACAAGATCATCCATGTGATTCCGCAAGAATACACTGTAGATAATGAGCGCGGCATTGCTGATCCTATTGGGATGGCGGGTGTTCGTTTGGAGGCTAACTTTCATATTATTACGGGACAGGTTTCTGCCATTAAGAACTTGAAAAAGTGTGTGGAGAAATCGGCTTTAGAGATGGAAAACTTGACCTTGGAGCCTATTGCTTCTGCTGCTGCGGTATTGACTGAAGAGGAGATGGAAGCTGGGGTGGTCTTGATTGATATTGGAGGCGGAACTACTGATTTGGCTATTTTCCATGAGGGGATTATCCGTCATACTGCGGTTATTCCTTTTGGGGGTAATATTGTGACTCAGGACATCAAGGAAGGTTGTGGTGTGATGGCCGAGCAGGCTGAAAAGCTCAAGCGTCGTTTTGGTTGCGCTATGGCGGAGAAGATCACGGATAGTCGGGTGATTACGATTCCGGGCCTAAAGGGTCGTCCTGAAAAGGAGATCATGGAGCGTAATTTGGCCCATATTATTCAGGCGCGTATGGAAGAGATCTTGGACAGTATTGTTTGGGAGATTGACCGTTCGGGTTTGGCCAGAAAAGTGGCTACAGCGGGTATTGTTTTGACTGGCGGGGGTTCTTTGCTCAAGCATTTGAAAGAATTGGTGGAATACCATACGGGCTATACTGTTCGTTTGGGAGATCCGTCTGAGCATTTGGCCCATGGCTATGAAGAGCAAATGATGAACCCCATCTATGCCACAGCGATTGGTTTGATCATCAATGGCATTGACAACCGCAAGCTAGATACTAGCCGAGAGCTGGAGAGCAGCTATGAAAATACAGCTACGGAAGAGGTTGCCGACCCACTATCTCATAAGGAGGTAGAACAGCCTCGGAAGCAAAAAAGCGGTGGTTGGAGTTTTTCTGGTTTGGTCAAAAAGGCAAAAAATTGGCTAGAAGCTGATCCAGATGCTGATTTGTAG
- the ftsZ gene encoding cell division protein FtsZ, translating into MQFNIPEDKESIIKVIGVGGGGSNAVAYMYKQGIVGVDFAISNTDNQAMNQSEIPVKIQLGPALTEGRGAGSKPAVGRESCIESLEEVTQFFQHNTKMLFVTAGMGGGTGTGAAPVIAKAARELDILTVAIVTMPFGFEGRRRAKQAQEGLEELKKNVDTLIVISNDKLRKIYGNLSLSDAFAQADNILTTAAKGIAEIITVPGYVNVDFEDVNTVMRDSGVAVMGTAVKDGENRALEAVESALESPLLEDSDIKGAKHILLNITSGARQVTMDEVFEITEYVQNEAGEGTDLIWGNCHDESLGDSLAVTVIATGFQSSLKENELRFKAEQVRKQEEPVKQPRKTIERVSLDDAEDDGYSFLSKKKGIQELGSRKEPYSEHKKEEPFVKNEQKQQRRNMEPPYQLGDSEELRRLENQPAYMRKGVRLEGKEKKENKESSNWSVDEHGRPEINERNSYLHDNVD; encoded by the coding sequence ATGCAATTCAATATACCTGAAGATAAGGAGTCTATTATCAAGGTAATAGGCGTAGGGGGTGGCGGTAGTAATGCCGTTGCCTACATGTATAAGCAAGGCATTGTGGGAGTGGATTTTGCGATTTCCAACACCGACAATCAGGCGATGAACCAAAGTGAGATCCCTGTAAAAATTCAATTGGGCCCGGCGCTTACAGAGGGTCGTGGAGCAGGTTCTAAGCCTGCGGTAGGCCGTGAGTCTTGTATTGAGTCTTTGGAAGAAGTAACTCAGTTTTTCCAGCACAATACAAAGATGCTATTTGTCACTGCTGGAATGGGCGGGGGCACAGGTACAGGAGCTGCTCCTGTTATTGCCAAAGCGGCTCGTGAGCTAGATATTTTGACTGTAGCGATTGTGACCATGCCTTTTGGCTTTGAGGGACGTCGTCGGGCAAAGCAAGCTCAGGAAGGTTTGGAAGAGTTGAAAAAGAATGTAGATACGCTTATTGTTATTTCTAATGATAAGTTGCGTAAAATCTATGGTAACCTCTCGCTTTCTGATGCTTTTGCTCAGGCGGATAACATCTTGACCACAGCGGCTAAGGGTATTGCGGAAATCATTACTGTTCCTGGTTATGTGAACGTGGATTTTGAAGATGTAAATACCGTAATGCGGGATTCTGGTGTAGCCGTAATGGGTACAGCCGTAAAGGATGGGGAAAACCGTGCTTTGGAGGCCGTAGAAAGTGCATTGGAGTCTCCCCTATTGGAAGATAGCGATATCAAAGGGGCCAAGCACATTTTGTTGAATATCACTTCTGGTGCCCGTCAGGTAACTATGGATGAGGTATTTGAAATTACGGAATACGTACAAAATGAGGCTGGAGAAGGCACCGACTTGATTTGGGGTAACTGCCATGATGAGAGTTTGGGCGATAGCTTAGCCGTTACGGTTATTGCTACAGGTTTTCAGTCTTCTTTGAAGGAGAATGAGCTTCGTTTTAAGGCCGAGCAAGTGCGTAAGCAGGAAGAGCCTGTTAAGCAGCCTCGCAAAACGATTGAGCGCGTTTCTTTGGATGATGCAGAGGATGATGGCTACAGCTTTTTGAGTAAAAAAAAAGGGATTCAAGAACTAGGTTCTAGAAAAGAGCCCTATTCTGAGCATAAAAAGGAAGAACCCTTCGTAAAAAACGAGCAAAAACAGCAGCGCCGCAATATGGAGCCGCCTTATCAGCTTGGAGATAGCGAAGAGCTTCGCCGTCTGGAGAACCAACCTGCCTATATGCGTAAGGGGGTTCGTTTGGAGGGAAAAGAAAAAAAAGAGAATAAAGAGTCCTCTAATTGGTCGGTAGATGAACATGGCCGCCCAGAGATTAACGAGCGAAATTCTTATTTGCACGATAATGTCGATTAG
- a CDS encoding beta strand repeat-containing protein, translating into MTRIQTFAFLLFSLFFWQQSNAQIFFTEDFEGLTGANGLPTGWTETGLSTDGIYDIGTNADANAAGAWPAPAHTFFAQTNDDVCDCDKSADRLILPVQNFSTRSGGVELIVDLYMDGLYGSTGQIEVSTDGGTTWTPIYVMPAVDGSWQDNTTISLNAYANDANVLISFLYNDSGSWATGLGVDNVRLNQTASSNELLISAISPSEYTLMPQSQAGTIPVSTTISNAGTGTAASVSITTNIYDFAAPGTPIQTYNNTATNLAAGASTTVSMGSFVPPAQSGYIFEHIITGPTGSTANDTARYGLTITDNEYARDAGSPTNIVGAGAGALAIMGNLFDITANTQLDSALFFLAPDATNLGDTVRLVVVQTTAGVPNGTIIGQSANYILTPADTTANGTILTLPITNTTGGVLNLTPGQYLVAVEESFTMDGLNILCDPDIYTPNTVYANINGGAYQTLDGLVTGGFPYTPVIRPYLNVSCNITAAATATDATCTASNGSVTANPANGSAPYTYLWSTAATTQTINGLAAGTYDVTITDATGCVATASATVNATTVTLNGTATATNATCGNANGSATVNVSNGTTPYTYAWSNGQTTATATALMAGTYTVTFTDANGCQGTASATVSSPAGPTASTTATDATCTAANGSATVTASAGAAPYTYLWSNGQTTATATALMAGTYNVTVTDNNGCAVTSSATVGSTAGTVSGTTSSVNSSCGAANGSATVTPAGGTTPYSFNWSNGETTATASNLSAGTYTVTITDANGCEATATATVSNPNAPTATATVTSNYNGSELSCTTASDGEATVTPAGGTAPYTYIWSNGQTTAAASGLSAGNQTVTVTDDNGCAVSTVVTLTAPAPVDANVDMTGTMDASCFSSNDGMATITASGGTPGYTYMWSNNANTAAINNIGAGTYTVTVTDANGCTKDATVTIAQPTAIVNNMTVTDLSCSGSADGAISTTTSGGSAPYSYNWSNGETTADLTALAAGTYTVTITDLNGCELVANSTVNATVAIVLDTTVTGTSVVGANDGSIDVTVTGGAAPYTYAWSNGATTANVSNLTAGLYTVTVTDANGCNTSLTVNVPDGPVAVLATNANINISVFPNPVESVAKLTIELNKASDVKIELSNAAGQVIRSFQASQVLNQQFDIDMSELPAGVYFLRVADQEASNSYRISKK; encoded by the coding sequence ATGACTAGAATTCAGACTTTTGCATTTTTGCTGTTTAGCCTTTTTTTCTGGCAGCAATCTAATGCACAAATCTTCTTTACGGAAGACTTTGAGGGCCTTACGGGCGCCAACGGTTTACCTACGGGTTGGACCGAAACAGGGCTTTCTACAGATGGTATCTATGATATAGGTACCAATGCAGATGCCAATGCAGCAGGTGCTTGGCCTGCTCCTGCTCATACCTTTTTTGCACAGACCAATGATGATGTTTGTGACTGTGATAAGTCAGCAGACCGTCTTATTTTACCTGTACAGAACTTTTCTACTCGCTCAGGTGGAGTAGAATTGATTGTTGACCTCTACATGGATGGACTGTATGGAAGTACTGGACAGATTGAGGTGAGTACAGATGGTGGTACTACTTGGACCCCCATTTATGTAATGCCTGCCGTTGATGGAAGCTGGCAGGACAATACGACCATTTCGCTAAATGCTTATGCGAATGATGCCAATGTATTGATTTCCTTCTTGTATAATGACAGTGGTAGTTGGGCTACTGGTTTGGGCGTAGATAACGTTCGTTTGAACCAAACGGCTTCTTCTAATGAACTCTTGATTTCGGCTATTTCGCCTTCAGAGTACACCTTGATGCCTCAGTCTCAGGCAGGAACAATTCCTGTTAGCACGACGATCTCGAATGCAGGTACAGGAACAGCCGCTTCTGTGAGCATTACTACCAATATCTATGATTTTGCAGCTCCTGGTACGCCTATCCAGACCTACAACAACACGGCCACTAACTTGGCTGCTGGAGCGAGCACAACGGTAAGCATGGGTAGTTTTGTACCTCCTGCACAATCAGGTTATATCTTTGAGCACATCATTACGGGGCCTACAGGTAGCACGGCTAATGATACCGCCCGCTACGGTCTTACGATTACAGACAATGAGTATGCTCGTGATGCGGGTAGCCCGACGAACATCGTTGGTGCTGGTGCTGGTGCTCTAGCTATTATGGGTAATCTTTTCGACATTACGGCGAATACTCAGCTAGACTCTGCTTTGTTCTTTTTGGCCCCCGATGCCACTAACCTAGGGGATACGGTACGTCTTGTTGTTGTTCAAACCACCGCTGGTGTACCCAATGGTACAATTATCGGACAATCAGCCAACTATATCCTTACTCCTGCAGATACTACGGCTAATGGTACTATCCTGACCTTGCCTATCACGAATACTACAGGCGGTGTACTTAACCTTACGCCTGGCCAATACCTAGTTGCTGTAGAAGAGTCATTTACTATGGATGGACTTAACATCCTTTGTGATCCTGATATCTATACGCCCAATACGGTATATGCCAATATTAACGGTGGTGCTTACCAAACACTAGATGGTTTGGTCACTGGTGGGTTCCCTTACACTCCCGTTATCCGTCCTTACCTCAATGTAAGCTGTAACATTACGGCTGCAGCTACAGCTACAGACGCTACTTGTACGGCTAGCAACGGTTCGGTAACGGCTAACCCCGCCAACGGATCTGCTCCTTATACTTACCTTTGGTCTACTGCCGCTACTACACAAACAATTAACGGTTTGGCTGCAGGTACTTATGATGTAACAATTACTGATGCTACTGGCTGTGTCGCTACAGCTTCTGCTACTGTTAATGCCACAACTGTTACTCTAAACGGTACAGCTACCGCTACCAACGCCACTTGTGGCAATGCCAACGGTTCTGCTACAGTAAACGTAAGCAACGGTACCACTCCCTATACTTATGCTTGGTCTAATGGCCAAACTACAGCTACCGCTACCGCTCTTATGGCTGGTACTTATACCGTGACTTTCACCGATGCTAACGGTTGCCAAGGTACAGCTAGCGCTACTGTAAGTAGCCCTGCTGGTCCTACCGCAAGCACTACAGCTACAGATGCTACTTGTACCGCTGCCAACGGCTCGGCTACAGTAACTGCTTCTGCTGGAGCTGCTCCTTATACTTACCTTTGGTCTAATGGCCAAACTACCGCTACCGCTACCGCTCTTATGGCCGGTACTTACAATGTAACGGTAACTGATAATAACGGCTGTGCTGTAACTAGCAGCGCTACAGTAGGTAGCACCGCAGGTACAGTAAGCGGAACTACTTCTAGCGTAAACTCTAGCTGTGGCGCCGCCAACGGTTCTGCTACAGTAACTCCTGCTGGTGGAACTACGCCTTATAGCTTCAACTGGAGCAATGGCGAAACTACCGCTACCGCTTCTAACCTTTCTGCTGGAACTTATACCGTAACTATTACTGATGCCAACGGTTGCGAAGCTACCGCTACGGCTACCGTAAGTAACCCCAACGCACCTACCGCTACGGCTACCGTAACTTCTAACTACAACGGTTCTGAGCTTAGCTGTACCACGGCTAGCGATGGAGAAGCTACTGTAACCCCTGCTGGTGGAACAGCTCCCTACACTTACATCTGGTCTAATGGCCAAACTACAGCGGCTGCTAGCGGACTTTCTGCTGGTAACCAAACTGTAACTGTTACTGATGATAATGGTTGTGCCGTAAGCACCGTGGTTACTCTTACTGCTCCCGCTCCCGTTGATGCCAATGTAGACATGACTGGAACTATGGACGCTTCTTGCTTCTCTAGCAATGACGGTATGGCTACTATCACTGCCTCTGGTGGAACTCCTGGCTATACTTATATGTGGTCTAATAATGCCAATACTGCCGCTATCAACAATATCGGTGCAGGTACTTATACAGTTACTGTTACCGATGCTAACGGCTGTACTAAAGATGCTACTGTAACGATCGCTCAACCTACTGCTATCGTCAATAACATGACGGTTACTGACCTAAGTTGTAGCGGTAGCGCAGATGGCGCAATCAGCACAACTACTTCTGGTGGTTCTGCTCCTTATAGCTATAACTGGAGCAATGGCGAAACTACTGCCGACCTCACAGCTCTTGCCGCTGGTACTTATACCGTAACTATTACTGACCTTAACGGCTGCGAATTGGTAGCCAACAGTACTGTAAATGCTACTGTAGCTATCGTTCTCGATACTACCGTAACTGGAACTTCTGTTGTTGGTGCCAACGATGGTAGCATCGATGTTACTGTTACTGGTGGTGCTGCTCCTTATACCTACGCTTGGTCTAATGGTGCCACTACAGCCAATGTGAGCAACTTGACTGCTGGCCTTTATACTGTAACTGTTACCGACGCTAACGGCTGTAATACTAGCCTCACCGTTAATGTTCCCGATGGCCCCGTTGCTGTTCTAGCCACTAATGCCAATATCAATATTAGCGTATTCCCCAATCCTGTGGAATCTGTAGCTAAATTGACTATCGAACTTAACAAAGCTAGCGATGTGAAAATCGAATTGAGCAATGCCGCTGGTCAAGTCATCCGCAGCTTCCAAGCTAGCCAAGTCCTTAACCAACAGTTTGATATCGATATGAGTGAATTGCCCGCCGGCGTTTACTTCCTACGTGTTGCCGATCAAGAAGCTAGCAATAGCTACCGCATCAGCAAAAAGTAA
- a CDS encoding alkaline phosphatase D family protein, with amino-acid sequence MCTSFSPAFFCLFSLLFFTPSLFGQEQLLDYKVISGPMPGHYTDSTASFWILVQKKPVLQKKNRLAHVLKKLEQEFSSISYQDEPLWKNKRIVRVLAQKKPAITPQKDSFSFLTGSCAFQYPLLLNMFGKRRRYNKIFNKMAQTDAEFMVWTGDNVYYVLGQWNSYKGMVKKNLRSRERKPINKFLQSCPQYATWDDHDYGPNNSDANFPLKDTALNVFKKMWANPYYGEEDNPGVYSHFSQENCDFFLLDSRYYCIGDGPKEKRTLFGKKQMDWLKRQLKQAKGDFKFICSGTQLWPKLDKGDHWDQFPAEREDFLDFLQKEDIKGVVVISGDRHYSELNCLKREGDYPLYEYTCSPLTSFTDPYYSKVNDCREEGTFVRKQNYGLLTIVGQGLQRICRIQTFNRKGKLLWQREIALKDLQ; translated from the coding sequence ATGTGTACCTCTTTTTCTCCTGCCTTTTTCTGCCTTTTTAGCCTCCTTTTTTTTACCCCCTCCCTCTTTGGCCAAGAACAACTCCTAGATTATAAAGTGATTAGTGGGCCTATGCCTGGCCACTATACCGATTCTACCGCTAGCTTCTGGATATTGGTCCAGAAAAAACCCGTTTTACAAAAGAAAAACCGCCTAGCTCATGTCCTCAAAAAATTAGAACAAGAATTTAGTAGTATTAGTTATCAGGATGAGCCCCTTTGGAAAAATAAGCGGATAGTGCGGGTTTTGGCCCAAAAAAAACCAGCCATTACTCCCCAAAAAGATAGCTTTAGCTTTCTAACGGGCTCTTGTGCCTTCCAATATCCTCTACTCCTCAATATGTTTGGCAAGCGCCGAAGATATAACAAGATATTTAATAAAATGGCCCAAACAGATGCCGAGTTTATGGTCTGGACTGGCGATAATGTCTATTATGTTCTTGGCCAATGGAACTCCTATAAGGGAATGGTCAAAAAAAATCTGCGCTCTAGAGAACGCAAGCCCATCAATAAGTTTTTGCAATCTTGTCCCCAATATGCCACTTGGGACGACCACGATTATGGTCCAAATAATAGCGATGCCAATTTCCCGCTAAAAGATACTGCCCTAAATGTCTTTAAAAAGATGTGGGCCAATCCCTATTATGGAGAAGAAGACAACCCAGGCGTTTATAGCCACTTTAGCCAAGAAAACTGCGACTTTTTCTTGCTCGATTCTCGCTACTATTGTATTGGCGATGGCCCCAAAGAAAAACGAACGCTTTTTGGTAAAAAACAAATGGATTGGCTCAAAAGACAACTCAAACAAGCCAAGGGCGATTTTAAATTTATCTGTTCAGGAACGCAGCTTTGGCCCAAATTAGATAAGGGAGATCATTGGGACCAATTTCCAGCAGAACGAGAAGACTTTCTGGACTTTCTCCAAAAAGAGGACATTAAGGGCGTAGTGGTTATTAGTGGAGACCGACACTATAGCGAGCTCAACTGCCTAAAAAGAGAAGGCGACTATCCGCTTTATGAGTATACTTGCTCTCCCCTAACTAGTTTTACCGATCCCTATTACTCTAAGGTGAATGATTGTAGAGAAGAGGGTACCTTTGTCCGCAAACAAAACTATGGCCTGCTGACTATTGTGGGCCAGGGTTTGCAGCGCATTTGCCGCATCCAAACCTTTAATCGGAAAGGGAAGCTGCTCTGGCAAAGAGAAATTGCCCTTAAAGATTTGCAATAA
- a CDS encoding peptidoglycan DD-metalloendopeptidase family protein, translating into MARKIDDFLAWVGPKKGTFGNVMNFVGGREYVVALDLSETNPRSEEFKTPKGLYYYIQECMDLSSTFVGIGGYLERRNLYREKPLFNPQKDPLDERCIHLGVDIWTREGRSVRTPLRAKVHSLGYHEENGNYGGVIILEHRPFNCPKFYTLYGHLSKASVEALEVGQMIDRSTIIGTLGSKEENGGWRPHLHFQIIMDLQGHQGDYPGVCSPRELAEMKANCPNPNLILDSPLL; encoded by the coding sequence ATGGCAAGAAAAATAGATGATTTTTTGGCTTGGGTCGGGCCCAAGAAAGGAACCTTTGGCAATGTGATGAATTTTGTGGGGGGCAGAGAATATGTGGTGGCCCTAGATTTATCAGAGACCAACCCTCGATCCGAGGAGTTCAAGACGCCAAAGGGGCTATATTATTATATTCAGGAGTGTATGGACCTCAGTTCAACTTTTGTGGGAATTGGAGGCTACCTAGAACGCCGCAATTTGTACCGAGAAAAACCCTTGTTTAATCCACAAAAAGACCCCCTAGATGAACGCTGTATCCATTTGGGAGTAGATATTTGGACCAGAGAAGGGCGGAGCGTTCGCACTCCCCTCAGAGCCAAGGTGCACAGCTTGGGCTATCATGAGGAGAATGGGAATTATGGGGGCGTCATTATTTTGGAACACCGCCCCTTTAATTGCCCTAAATTTTATACTTTGTATGGCCATTTGTCTAAGGCCTCTGTAGAAGCCCTAGAAGTGGGCCAAATGATCGACCGCTCGACTATTATTGGAACCCTGGGTAGCAAGGAGGAAAATGGCGGCTGGCGCCCTCATTTGCATTTTCAAATTATTATGGACCTGCAAGGACATCAGGGCGATTATCCTGGCGTTTGCTCGCCTCGAGAATTAGCAGAAATGAAGGCCAATTGCCCCAACCCCAATTTGATTCTGGATAGCCCGCTGCTTTAG